CATGGCGTACAAGCTATTTTCGGTATGCATAACAAACCTGATTTACCAGTCGGTACAATCGGTATTAAAGATGGTCCACTCATGGCCGGGGTTGATCGATTTGAAATTGAAATTCACGGAGTTGGTACACATGCAGCTGTACCAGATGCTGGGGTAGACCCTATTGTCGCGTCTTCTCAAATTGTGATGGCACTCCAAACAATTATAAGCCGAAATATAAGTTCCTCTCATAATGCCGTCGTTAGTGTCACAAATATCCATTCAGGAAATACGTGGAACGTTATTCCTGAAAAAGCTACGCTGGAAGGAACTGTACGTACATTCCAAAATGAAACACGCGAAAAGATTCCAGCACTAATGAAACGTATTATTCAAGGAGTTTCTGATGCATTAGGTGTAAAAACAGAATTTCGTTTTTTTGCAGGTCCTCCTGCTGTTCATAACGATACATCTCTAACAAATTTATCTATCCAAGTTGCCGAAAAAATGAATTTAAATATCATCTCTCCTACCCCGTCAATGGCCGGAGAAGATTTTTCTTTTTATCAACGAGAAATACCTGGTTCATTTATCTTTATGGGAACGAGTGGTACACAAGAATGGCATCACCCCGCTTTTACAGTAGACGAGCGAGCGTTACCTATAAGTGCAGAATACTTCGCTTTGCTAGCTGAAAAAGCCCTTAAACAATTTTCATAAAAAAAGAGAGCCGTTAAGAAATACTTAACGGCTCTCTTTGATTAAGTTAAATCGCGTTTTAAAAATACGGTATAGGAGATACTTAAAAATACAAATAAATATAGTAATAACATACATGAAGCAAATGGGAACGTTACTCCATCAATAAAACTGCCATTCTTTGCAATACTGTATAAATCTGTGTTTGCTGGCAATAAATATTTCGCCCAATCATATCTAGTTGCTGCTAGTAATGCGATGTTTCCTGATAAAGCGAGAAATAGTGAAATACCAATCGCACCTCCGCTAGATCTTGTTAGCACAGAAATCATAAATGCAAATGCTGCGTACACAATCGTCGGCAACCACGATAAAATATAATACTTACTAGCTTCTACAAAAATATTTTGTTTTATAATATTTCCACCTTGGAATATAAACTCGCTCCATGCAGGCTGCTGGAATTTATAAATAACAAGCCCACATAAAATGGAAAAAATCATATTAAATATAAACAATAACGCTGCAAATATCACAATTGCTAAAAATTTAGCTGTCAAAATTTTAAAGCGACTCGCTGGTCGTATCGTTAAAAATTTATATGTTCCCCAGCTATATTCATTCGCAAAAATTGTACTTGCATACACGAGGATAAACGGGAGTAATATTGGAAATACGATAAAACCTGTATCTCTCATGAAAGAAAGTGGAGAACTACTTGCCGGTGCTGTACCTGTATCTAAATGCTTCATCTTGAGCTGATATTCCTTTACAAGCTCATCCCCAGATCGTTCTGCTAAAATAGCTTCTTTTTTCATGCCTAGCTTTTTCTCAATTTCTACAGTTCGTTCTGTATAATCCGCTTTCCATCCTTTTGTTTCCGGTTCCAAATACTTTACCGTAACCCATCCTAATCCGATTATTAATACTGCAATAACCGCAAATGGAATAATCGTTCGCTTCCGCTTAAATATTTTATACAGTTCGTTATACACTAAATTAAACAATATCTTTTCCCCCTGTTAATTCTAAAAATTGCTCTTCTAACGTTTTTCTTTCTTCATATACACGATACACTTGAATGTTTTTCTCAAGCAATGTACGAATAACATTTGGGATTTCTTCATCTTTTACATGAATAAGTAGATCATTACCTTTTATTAAAACATCTTGTTCTAACATTTCTGCTGCTTTATTCGCATCATCTACACGTATACGGATTGTCTCCATCTCTTCACTTTGATTATGCTGAATATTTTGCGTCGCGACATATTCTCCGTGCTGAATAATGATAACTCTATCACACATTAATTCAACTTCTGAAAGCAAGTGACTAGATACAAGTACCGCTTTTCCTTGTTCATGCGCAATTTTTTTTATGTACATTCTCATCTCATGTATTCCACTAGGGTCTAATCCATTCGTTGGTTCATCTAATATTAATACATCTGGATCGTGAATAAGCGCTTGAGCAATTCCTAAACGTTGTCTCATACCGAGTGAATATGCTTTTACTTTGCGGTCAATTACTTGTCCCATTCCTAACAATTTCACTACTTCATCGATACGTTCTTCTGTCACGTTCCCATTCATTCGTCCGAAATATTTTAAATTTTCATAGCCACTTAAGAAAGGATAAAATTCCGGTGTCTCAATTACTGCTCCAATTTTCGAAGCAGTACTTTCAAATTGCTGTTTTACAGATTGACCATCAATCCAAACTTCGCCCTCTGTCATACGAATCATGCCGACCATCATTCTCATTAAAGTCGTTTTTCCAGCGCCATTTGGTCCGAGCAAACCAACTACTTCACCCTTTTTAACTTCAAAACTAATATTTTCTACAAGTGTCTTTGAACCGATTCGCTTCGTTAACCGCTCGACCTTTACAATTGATTGTTCGTTTGTCATTCTATACAACCTTTCCTTCCCATTCTTTTTCAGGTCTTTACACTGTAACATGATTATTTTTATGTGTAAAATAGAAAAAGGCATGGTTCCTCATGCCTTTTCCTTGAAATGCAATGAATTTTTATCTTGTAAACTTTGAACAAATCGAAAACATTGCACCATCGATAATAAGAGAATAACGATCATAATGATACTAACAACTACTATTGCATATATTGTAATCGGTGCACTATTTATCCCTTGTATTCCTGTTATTTTCATAAAGATAATCGTAAATAATTTCAAAAATAACATCCCATTAACTAACCCAAAAACAAACGCTCCTCCATAAATAAATAATTGCTCCTGACATAATACACATAGTACGTCATTTCTCTTCCTATTCTCTGCTACATAAGATATAATTTCCTCTTTCCTCACGTGCAGAAGAGAAAGCGTTATTTTATATGTAGTAAAAATACATATAAAAATAAATACAATAAACAGCGTGTAAAAGCACATTTGAAATAAAAGTGTAGTCCGTAATTCCCCAATCGCTCCTTTATTAAACTGGAGCGATATCATAAAAAACAAAATCATAGTACTTATAGCAATCCACATAAATTGCTTCATCCTCTTGGCAGCAAATGTTCTTATATTTTTCCTCACTAACTGACATAAAGACATGTATTCTTCCCCTACCTTACTTCATAACAAACTCATTCTATACTACCAGTGTATAAAAATATGACATTTTAAACATCGCACCACAACCTGAATTCGTTCTAAGTCTTTAGTCCTAGAAAATAAAATGGTAAAAAAATCATATTAAGAATATAATTGTAAAAAGGAAGGGGATTACATGCGTATGAAATTACTATTAACCTTGTCTTTATTATTTCTCACTAATTGTAACCCACTTAAAAATAATGAAGTTGCCATTGTTGAGCCATATAAATTAACAGAAGAGCAATCTTCTATTTTACAAATGACTCCTTTTCAAGAAGGAGGCAGCATGTTTTATAACGTTACACTAAAAAATAAACAAGATGAAATACATGCTACGATTGATTATTATCAAAATGGTAAAAAAACAAACGAAATTGCGAACATAACTACCTCACGTTTTCCAAAAAAGAAAGTAAAGCTTTCTTTTTTGCCACCTCAATCCCAACTCGATAAAGATGTACAAGCGCAAAAACATTGGTATGTTAATATTGAAAGTAGTTCCATGCTCGTTCCTGAAGAAACACCACCAAACATAAATAGCTCTACATCTACTACTATTCAATCTGCTATTAACTTAACATACAATCAAAAAACGACATTAGCGGCTATTATAAAAACGAATAATGAAACCGTAAGAGTGCTAATGCTTGAGGAAAAAAACTCTATTGACCAACTATTACAAGAAAACGAACATGTTTATCTCTTTAGCATAGAACTAAAAAAGAACACTAAAGCGGAAATGCAATAGTATTGCATTTCCGCTTTAGTGTTTAATGAGGTGTACTTTTTAATAACTTAATTAATCTCATCCTCTACTTCAATTCTTTTCTTCTCTCTTGCAATTTTCAAAAACTCTAAAAGCTCTGGGTTAGTATTCATTTTCTTGTAAGCTACTGACATTTCTGCA
This Bacillus paramycoides DNA region includes the following protein-coding sequences:
- a CDS encoding M20 peptidase aminoacylase family protein — translated: MAANLEQLTETLISIRRNLHEHPELSYEEFKTTKAIKNWLEEKNITIINSSLETGVIAEISGNHSGPIIAIRADIDALPIQEETDLPYASKIHGKMHACGHDFHTAAIIGAAYLLKEKETSLSGTVRFIFQPAEESSNGACKVIEAGHLHGVQAIFGMHNKPDLPVGTIGIKDGPLMAGVDRFEIEIHGVGTHAAVPDAGVDPIVASSQIVMALQTIISRNISSSHNAVVSVTNIHSGNTWNVIPEKATLEGTVRTFQNETREKIPALMKRIIQGVSDALGVKTEFRFFAGPPAVHNDTSLTNLSIQVAEKMNLNIISPTPSMAGEDFSFYQREIPGSFIFMGTSGTQEWHHPAFTVDERALPISAEYFALLAEKALKQFS
- a CDS encoding ABC transporter permease; the encoded protein is MFNLVYNELYKIFKRKRTIIPFAVIAVLIIGLGWVTVKYLEPETKGWKADYTERTVEIEKKLGMKKEAILAERSGDELVKEYQLKMKHLDTGTAPASSSPLSFMRDTGFIVFPILLPFILVYASTIFANEYSWGTYKFLTIRPASRFKILTAKFLAIVIFAALLFIFNMIFSILCGLVIYKFQQPAWSEFIFQGGNIIKQNIFVEASKYYILSWLPTIVYAAFAFMISVLTRSSGGAIGISLFLALSGNIALLAATRYDWAKYLLPANTDLYSIAKNGSFIDGVTFPFASCMLLLYLFVFLSISYTVFLKRDLT
- a CDS encoding ABC transporter ATP-binding protein, coding for MTNEQSIVKVERLTKRIGSKTLVENISFEVKKGEVVGLLGPNGAGKTTLMRMMVGMIRMTEGEVWIDGQSVKQQFESTASKIGAVIETPEFYPFLSGYENLKYFGRMNGNVTEERIDEVVKLLGMGQVIDRKVKAYSLGMRQRLGIAQALIHDPDVLILDEPTNGLDPSGIHEMRMYIKKIAHEQGKAVLVSSHLLSEVELMCDRVIIIQHGEYVATQNIQHNQSEEMETIRIRVDDANKAAEMLEQDVLIKGNDLLIHVKDEEIPNVIRTLLEKNIQVYRVYEERKTLEEQFLELTGGKDIV
- a CDS encoding ABC transporter permease is translated as MSLCQLVRKNIRTFAAKRMKQFMWIAISTMILFFMISLQFNKGAIGELRTTLLFQMCFYTLFIVFIFICIFTTYKITLSLLHVRKEEIISYVAENRKRNDVLCVLCQEQLFIYGGAFVFGLVNGMLFLKLFTIIFMKITGIQGINSAPITIYAIVVVSIIMIVILLLSMVQCFRFVQSLQDKNSLHFKEKA
- a CDS encoding histidine kinase; the encoded protein is MRMKLLLTLSLLFLTNCNPLKNNEVAIVEPYKLTEEQSSILQMTPFQEGGSMFYNVTLKNKQDEIHATIDYYQNGKKTNEIANITTSRFPKKKVKLSFLPPQSQLDKDVQAQKHWYVNIESSSMLVPEETPPNINSSTSTTIQSAINLTYNQKTTLAAIIKTNNETVRVLMLEEKNSIDQLLQENEHVYLFSIELKKNTKAEMQ